Below is a window of Vulpes vulpes isolate BD-2025 chromosome 5, VulVul3, whole genome shotgun sequence DNA.
GGCCTGCGGGGAAGGAGAAAGCTGCCCACCCCCTGGACGGGGGCTGGTCTCCCTGCCAGAGCCTCTAGTGGCCAACCTCAGGCTGCCCAGCCCTCCTCCCACATGGGGTTGATGGGAGGGCAGCCCCCGGGGCTCGGCTCAGGAGGTGGAGATCAAGAGACCCTGCCAGGGGCCGAGCTGGTGCCTGGGAACCTGAGTGACATGGGGCTCTGATTCCCGGCTCCCCACCATCTCTCCCGCAGACCCCCATCTTCTGCGCACCATAACCCCCGAGACCCTGTGCCACGTGGGAGTGCCCTCCCGCCTAGAGCACCCACCTCCACCTCCGGCCCACCTGCCgggccccccaccacccccgcctCACTACCCCGTCCTGCAGCGGGATCTGTACATGAAGGCCGAGCCCCCGATGCCCCCCTATGCTGCCATGGGGCAGGGGCTCGTGCCCAGCGATCTCCACCATACGCAGCAGTCCCAGATGCTACACCAGCTGCTACAGCAGCATGGAGCTGAGTAAGACCAGGGCAggtgggcttgggggtggggggccagggcaGCAGTAGGCAGGACAGAGGGGGACATCAGGACAGGGGGGAACCAGGAGGACAGAAGGCCCTGACCCCAGGTGACGAATGTGCCCACCCAGCAGCCAGCTGCAGATATATAGCCACAGCCAAGTGCTCTGACTACCTGATTTGGTGAGCATGGCCTGCCCCACTGTCCAGAGAGGCAAACTGGGGTTCCCAGGGGAGGAAATGTTTGTCCTGGTCATGGAACTAGGaagggacagagccaggacttgaacctCGAGCTGTGCCCTCACCCAGACACCAGTGACTTTCCAACCTTTTTCATGGAGTCCAGGGGCTCTGGAGGAAGTTCTAGCCATGGACCCAAGCTTCCACTCAGACTCCAACCAgtagaattatcttttttaagattttatttatttatttgagagacggagagggagaagcagactccctgctgagagacagcctgatgcggggctccatcccaggaccctgagatcatgacccgaactgaagATAGACATccagctgactgagtcacccaggctcccctaaaatcatacttttatctgtttattttacaCACTGAGATGTCATGAAAGCTTTAGTTCAAGGCCAGATTCCACAGCCTCCTTCCCAAGAAACTCTCCTTCCCAGACTCGGTGGCCTGTGCCCTCTGGGGCTTGTTTGCAGCTATGGAGGCTGCTCTCCCTGGAGCCCCCACTATGAAGGGTGGCTCTGGGAATGTCCCCACAGGGAAAGGACCGACTTGTTCATTCCACAGACAGTTCTGAGCACTCTGTGCACCAGGCCCATTGCTGGGCATGATGGGGACACACAGACAAGTCAGGTTCAATAATCTGGGGGGTAGAGAGGAGtgacagaaacagagaatgaCATTACAGAGCAATGGGGGAGCACAGAGGTAAAGCCCAGGGCTTTTTGGAGGAGGTGTCCTCTGGATTGGGCATATCCTGCTGAGACAGGGtgaagaggggaggggggctcagAAAGGGCCAGCCCCCACATGGCACATGCCTGTGTcacccccaggctccccacacaCCCCTCCAAGAAGAGGAAGCACTCCGAATCACCTCCCAACACCCTCAATACCCAGATGCTGAATGGAATGATCAAACAGGAGCCCGGGACCACCACGAGCCTGCCCCCACACCCAGCTCGCGCCCCATCACCCCCCTGGCCTCCCCAGGGCCCACTGTCACCTGGCCCCAGCTCCTTGCCCCTCAGCATCGCCCGGGTCCAGACGCCACCTTGGCAcccgccaggtgccccctcacCAGGTATGTGCTTGGCCTGCTGAACCTCACAGGGAGCTGACCCTTGACGTTGGGTGTGGGGCACAGGGTTGGGAAGTGGGGCTCAGGGCCCACACAGGTGCTTGCTCCTCCCAGGTCTCCTGCAGGACAATGACAGCCTCAGCGGCTCCTACCTGGACCCCAACTATCAGTCCATCAAGTGGCAACCGCATCAGCAGAACAAGTGGGCCACGCTGTACGATGCAAACTACAAAGAGCTGTGAGTGACTCCTGCCACACCCCGCCCCTCCTGTTACCATCTCTGGGGACCCCCAGTCCTGGCATCAGGGTcccagagcagggcctgggagCACACAGGGTGCAGCATCTTCCTGGTTTAGAGAAGCACAGCAGGCTCAGGGCGGAACTAGGATTGGCACTGAGGGTTCCCAGTTTCTGGGCCAGCCCGAGGCCTCCCCAAGAAGGCAGTGTCTTTAGGGTGGGGCCAGTGGGAGTCAAGTCAGAGAGAAGTGGGTGGATGGATATTTtctggctcctcctcccccactcctgcaTTCCAGGAAGGTAGCAGGAAGTTGTGTTGgcagcagccccctccctggagggagggacaaaggggtgggggaggacaggcTGTCCGGCATTCCTAGCTCTCCCTCAGCACCCACCCATGCAGATTCACTTCCTGGGACCAGGCCAAGAGCACTCTGGGACCACTCCCCTCACTCCCGCAGAAGTCCAGTGGGGCTGAGAGTGTGGCTCACTGATTCCCTTTGGACACTGCCAGGCCTGGACAGGGTGGCCTCCTGGAGGTGGGCTCCCCAGCTGTGTGGGATTCTTAGCCAGAAGCCCTCAGGGTTGGGGGGATCCGGCCTGCTGTAAGTTGCTGAAGGATCCCTTGAGGCCCTGCCAGGCCTGGGGGGAGGAGGTCTTCGGGGATCCCACCCTTATGGCCTGGTGAGGACCCCCCTGCTCTTACTACCATATTTTCGGGGTCAGCCCTGCCATCTCAGGCCCTAAGGCCAGGAAGCTGGCAGCTGAAACCCCGGTGTGGCCTGCATACTTCCTGGGTGGGTGTTCCcctggggtgggcaggtgggtggaACCCCAGGCCTTCCTATATAGATGGTAGCCAGGCCCCAAAGCCTCTTCCCTCAAGTTTGGAGTCATTTTCTGTCCATCTTCCTGGGCATCAGGGGCACCGCTTGGCCTGGGGACCTGGGTGAGGATGGGCTAACAGTTGCCCTCTTTCCTGCCACCTAGAGGTCCCCTAAAGGAGCCATACTTGGAATACTTGCCCAGCAATAGATGGGTAAACTGAGACTGGGTCTGGGCTGCACAGagtgcccctctccccacctgggCAGATGGAGGAGTCAGAATGAGGACTCTGGGGGCTTGAGCAAGCCAGTGGACAGGGGCTGGGCCAGTGCAGAGCCGGCGCCTGGTTCCACCGTTTCCATGGCAACCAGCTGTCAGGCCAGTGAGGCTCTGCAGACACAtcccctctcaccctctctcacCCCATCTCCCATGAGGAGCGGTCTTCAGGCAGCGTTCTGGGAAGGAGCCAAGTGTGAGGAGGGGCCATCAAGCCCCCTCCTCAGGAGCTCTCTCCCATCTGGTGGGGCCTCGGGGTTCTGGCCCTGATTCTCTCATCACCAGGGTGGGCTGCTCCAAGCTACACAGAGGAGAGAATATTGGCTGAAGAGTTTGCAGCCCTGAGCTCAGATCCTTCCGGGGACTCAGTTTCCATTTCTGAGAAGCAGTGGCGGtgcggtgggggggagggggggggcagcctCATGAGTGGTTTGAGGATTGGGGATACCAAGAGAGGAAGTTGATTTGGAATGTAGGCATGTGGGAGGGACATTCCAGGCCGGGCTTTGGGGGGGCCTCCAGCGAGTACCCTCACCTGCCCCTAGGCCAATGCTCACTTACCGTGTGGACGCTGACAAGGGCTTCAACTTCTCGGTGGGCGACGACGCCTTCGTGTGCCAGAAGAAAAACCACTTCCAGGTGACAGTGTACATCGGGATGCTGGGTGAGCCCAAGTATGTCAAGACACCTGAAGGCCTCAAGCCTCTTGACTGCTTCTACCTGAAACTGCATGGAGTGAAGGCAGGTTTTGGGGCTCAgcaaggaggggagggtgggagccAGGAACGCCTGAGATTGAAAGACCTCCAGGCAAAGTGAGTGTACCTGCACCCGAACTGTCAGGCTCCTCATTCTCAGCCATGCTTCCTGATTCCTTCTCTACCTTGACCCCAAGTCTGTGCCCTCAGCTGAGACCCTGCCCTAAGCTGGCTGCTGCCTTAGTCCCCAGCCCCAGATGAACTCCCTGTCATCTTACCCCTCCCtcggggctccccactcagggagTGGGGCTCCAGGGGCCCACTTGCCCTCACGTCATCATGCACCAGGCCTGGCTGTTCCTCTAGAGCATTGCCCACCCTGGCCCCTTCCCCTGTCTTCTCCTCTCTGGCTCTCCCCAGACCAGACCATAACCCCCACCTCATCTAAATGACCGCAGCAGCATCCACTTTGGCTGCAACTCATGTTCCCCCTGAGACACTGGTGGGCATGATACTAGCCATTCTTCCAAAGCACCTGGTGCCCTCCCAGCAAAGCCTTGACTTCTAAGCTTAGGCCACAAAGGCTTTTGGGACCTAGCCCTTCACTCCAGTCCCAGACCCGTTGTGGCCATTCACACAGCCCCTGCTTTCCTGAGGCAGCTCCCTCTCTCTGGGATGCCTTGAGAATGCCCATCCCTCCTCTCCTGGGAGACGATTCCTTGACCTTCCCATTCACTCTGCTACTGGCCTGGGTCCTTAGGGACACCTGCCCTGAGGCTCCTTCCCTGTGGAACCTCTAGCCCCACCCCAGGAGTGCTTGACTTGGAGCCCTTGAGCTtcctgggggcagggccaggtgTGTTTCCTCCTGTGTGGCCTGGCACCTTGGCATGGCATGGAGAGGTTGAGGCGATGTGGGTGTGGGAGAGGGTCTGGGGGGTGTGTGGGTTTGGGTGGGAGTGGGTGTTCATGGAGGTCGGCTAGGGTTATGTGAGCGAAGGTGGAGGCATGTGGGGTGTGGACATGGGGGCCGTGTGTCTGTGGAATGCATGAGTGCGTGCACATGGAGGTGAGAGAGTGATGTGATGGTGCCCTCATGGAGGGGAGGGCCATGCCTCCGCCTCCTGGGGAGCTCtggctgggccaggcctggaCTGAGCGgctaaagggagacagaaccagGGAGGGACCCCGGCCCTGATGTATATcggcctctgcttctcccccagctgGAGGCCCTGAACCAGTCCATCAACATTGAACAGTCGCAGTCTGACCGGAGCAAGCGGCCCTTTAATCCTGTCACGTGAGTATCTGACCCTCTAGGGGGTGGTGCCTGGAAGGGCTGGGGAGCACCCACAGTatctgtgccctccctgcctcctgagtCCCCTGCCGCTCTTCTGCAGGGTCAGTCTGCCCCCTGAGCAGGTCACGAAGGTGACCGTGGGGCGCTTGCACTTCAGCGAGACCACTGCCAACAACATGCGCAAGAAGGGCAAACCCAACCCTGACCAGAGGTGAGCAGGCTGGAGCCCTGCCCTGGCGGGCCCTCTTATTtctgaggaggaggggcaggaaggcacCACCCCATGGGGCAGTGTCCCACAGACGGACCCATTTTATGCAAGAGACCTGAGACTCAGACCTAAGGCTAATGGATTTAAGGATGAGGAAGCAGAAGCCTGGCTCTGGAGGAACAGCTCAGTGGTTCCTTAGCTCTAGGCCCTGGGGAATCTCTGCCCCCTAGTGGAGACTCAGGTTCCTCCTCTGTAGGCTGAGGTGTTAATGCCCTTCGGCCCCTGGGAtgctggagctggagccagggCACTGTACATCAGACATGGGAAGGGGGACTGGCGGGCAGGGGCCAGTGGGGCAAGACCCCGGGGGGCCTCTAAACCCCTGTGCACCCCAGGTACTTCATGCTGGTGGTGGCCCTCCAGGCCCACGCACAGAACCAGAACTACACGCTGGCTGCCCAGATCTCAGAGCGCATCATCGTGAGGGTGAGGGCTCCCTCCTCCCAGGGGATCAAGAGTCGTCCCCAGCGTGGGGAGAAACAGCACGCAGGAAAAatactggggtactggggagtcgGGAGCTCAAGTGCTGACCCTGGTAGGCACTAGCTGTGTGGCTTCGGGCAAGTTTCCACCCTCAGAGCCACAGTGTCTCCTTCACAAGAGTGGAGGTGGATAAGACCTGGATAGCCTTCTGCCATCCCACGAGTGACTTGAAAGGTGCCACAATGGGAGGGACAGGTTAAGTTGGGCGTGGTGGGATGAGACTTTCTGGCTGGAGCCGGAGGGGTGGCTGCAGGGTTTCCCCTTTTCCCAGGGCACTGCACGTCCCACCTCCCGTGGGACTgacccagctccccaccccacccccccccacttGTCCTAGGCCTCCAACCCAGGCCAGTTTGAGAGTGACAGCGACGTGCTGTGGCAGCGGGCGCAGGTGCCTGACACCGTCTTCCACCATGGCCGCGTGGGCATCAACACGGACCGGCCTGATGAGGCGCTGGTGGTGCACGGCAACGTCAAGGTCATGGGCTCGCTCATGCACCCCTCGGATCTGCGGGCCAAGGAGCACGTGCAGGAGGTGGGGGCGGGCTGAGGGCGAAGGACAGGGCCGTGGGGCGGGGCGAGCCGAGTTACCCTCGGGAGGGGCCAGGGGCTGAGGTACTACGGGCCGAAGGACTTGGGGGAGGCAGGCAACTCTCGAattctccatccctccatcccgggaccctggtgTTGTAAGGACTCCGTGCCACTCTGCAGGGCCTGTGTTGTTGCCGCAGTCTTGAGCTCCAGGGCCCACTTCGGATgggccgggaggggaggggtTCAATCTGGGCCCTGGGTCCCGTTCAGGTGGACACCACGGAGCAGCTGAAGAGGATCTCGCGCATGCGGCTGGTGCACTACAGATACAAGCCGGAGTTTGCAGCCACCGCAGGCATCGAGGCCACGGCGCCAGAGACAGGTAGGGACCGGCCTGCGCGGACTGGGGCTGGGGTCTGGGAACCCAGCCACCTTGGGGCTCAGTAACCGTGCCCCCTGGAAACCCCactcccaggagcccctctccTCAACTACTGGAACATCCTACCCTCTAGAAGTCCTGCCCCTCAGCCCTTGGAAAACGGGGCCTCCTCAGGTGCCCAGTAGCTCACCTCTTGACACTGGAAGTCCTGGCATCGCGGTCTTAGGTGAAtcctgcctttatctctgcccaCTTCCCCTGGATCCTTACTCCCAGGAATCCAGCCTTATGTCAGGCTGGGGAACCCCACAACCTGAGCCCGGACTGCAACCTTCTGAACACTTGTCCATGGGAACCCCCTGCTCCGGGGCTCCTTGGATCTCAAATCTCTAGCTCCCAGAATTTCGCCCTCCTCCAGTGGCTCCCCCACAACTCCGCAGGTGTCATCGCGCAGGAAGTGCAGGAGATCCTGCCTGAAGCCGTGAAGGACACTGGAGACATGGTCTTTGCCAATGGACAAACCGTAGAGAATTTCTTGGTGGTGAACAAGGTCTGTGGTGGGGAGGGCTGAGGGAGCCGACGGGCAGGGCGGGGGCCAGCGGGAGGGCATTCATCTCCCACTCAGAGACCAGGAACCCTGAGGTGCAGGGCGCGAGGCCGCCCAGCCTCCTCTCATACTGTGCCCAGAGCCCCAGCCTCACCCTCCAGGGAAGGGGGTGAGCACTCCATGGCTAGCAGGGGCCGTGGCAACACTATGGgtgtgtgctcagcagggagagcGAGCTCATGGGGTCTGGTTTTCTTCCCCTTCAAAAGGAGGCTGAAGATAATCACTGCCAAGTCCTTCTCAGGTGGCTGTCAGCTGAAACACCACTCATTGTGGGGACCAAGTGCTGTTTTGGCTGAATAGTTGGGAGCCAAAGCCTGAGACACCACTGTCGTCAGAGAGGCTGGGAGCCTCTGAGAGCCTGTGGTGTTCTGACAGGGTGGAAAGGGCTGGCccagtggaggtgggggtgcatTTTGGAGGCAGGCACAAGGGGTGGGGGAGCCCAGgctggccagggcagggaggctTTGAGGGCCTCCACATGGCCATGGGTTATGGGGCTGCCATCCTGCCCTCCATCGCCCAGGCTCCTGGGGGCTGATGGCGCTCCTTGCCTGTGGCAGGAGCGCATCTTTATGGAGAATGTGGGTGCCGTGAAGGAGCTGTGCAAGCTGACGGACAACCTGGAGACGCGCATCGATGAGCTGGAGCGTTGGAGCCACAGGCTGGCCAAACTGCGGCGGCTGGACAGCCTCAAGTCCACCGGCAGCTCGGGCGCCTTCAGGTGGGGGCGTGGGCCAGGCAGGGCAAGACCCCCTTCCTAGAGGCTCCTCTGACCCTGGACTTCTTGCTGcagccatgcagggagccagttCAGCCGGGCGGGCAGTGTGCCCCACAAGAAGAGGCCCCCCAAGGTGGCCAGCAAGGTGAGGGCAGCATGGACGGGAGGCAGTTTGGACCGGGCCCTCCCTCTGCAGCCTCTCGGACTGCAAGAGCTCCTCTCTCTTCTCAGCTCTCTAGCTCTCTGGCCCCagttccccttcctctccctctgtgctgcacaccccccacccccatcccaacaCCCATAGGAATGAGTAGACTGTAGCACCCCCACATCCAGCAGAGCCCAAGCCCGCCAAGTGACACCACAGGCTCCCTAAGCCTGAACCttttctgcttcttccccctCGATCCTCAGTCATCCTCTGTGGTCCCAGACCAGGCCTGCATCAACCAGCGCTTCCTACAGGGAACCATTATTGCCCTGGTAGTGGTCATGGCCTTCAGGTGATTTGTCCTCTCCCCGGGCTCCAGGGGtggcctgcgggggcgggggggttggagGGAGGTGAGCGGCCCTTGCCGTTGCCCTTGCCTgcctggaggaagaggaagccGTGGCtgggagatcaagccctggcTGAGGTCTTGGGGGAGGTAGTGGCCACCCCCCTCTCTAGGGCCTGCCCCTGGGGCTGGGAAGACGCCTTTACAGGCATCATTCATTCGCAAGCCCATCCCCTGGAGCCAAGGCCTGCAGACCCTGCCCTAGAGAGCAGACTGGGACAGTGGCTGCAGCTCTAACAGTGGCCCTTTCTTGTGGCTCCCAGCGTGGTGTCCATGTCCACACTGTATGTGCTGAGCCTGCGCACCGAGGAGGACCTGGTAGAAACTGATGGGTATGTCCCTGGAGGCCTGGCTGCTGGCCAAGCTGCCAGGACAGGTGGGGCTTTGGTGGGCCACCCAGGGGCAGAGTTGCTATGGAAGCTGTTTCTTCCCATGGGGACCGCACCTCAGGCTCTCAGCCTGCTGGGGcctgcaggggtgggtggggaggtctCCCTGGAGGAGAGGCGACCAGTTCCCCGTCCCTGCCCAAACCAGTGTTTCTCTGTGGTCTACTCTGCTCCTTGAGGTAGCTGGGCCTCTGACAGTCTGGGGCATCTGAGGGGCACAGACTGGGATGGGGGTTGGAAGGTAAGGAGGACCAGGGTGGGACCCTGGGCTGTTTGCCCACTGTCACCTCAGCTCTGGGGCTACCTCTGACTgtgtcttttctctcctcccctgcacttgtctcccctcctcttcttctctgcTGCCCCTTAGCTCTTTTGCCGTGTCCACTTCCTGCCTTCTGGCCCTGCTCCGGCCCCAGCTCGCTGGGGGGAGTGAGGCCCTGTGCCCATGGTATGTGTCTGGAACAAGTCCCCTCCCTCCTACCTCTGGCTCCTGACTCTTTTCCACCATCCTTGTCCACCTCTTCCTGTCCCTCCTGTTCCTCCGGGACTCCCAGGCCTCCCTGTTGAGGCTCTTGCAGTCGCTCTGAGCTCAGCCCACCCTTCCCCAGCAGGTTAAGCCAGAGCTTTGGGACCACTCAGCTCCGACAGTCCCCTGTGACCACCGGGCTGCCAGGCACACAGCCCTCTTTGCTGCTGGGTGCGTGTAGCACTGGGTTTGGAGGGTGGGGACGGGGGAGAGGTGGCCATGTTCTAGGTGGGGGCCCAGCTGCCCAGCTCACATAGCCTCTGGCTTCCTCAGTTACCACTGGCCTGACCCGCTCAGCCCCAGGTCCGGTCGTCCCCACCTTGGACCTGTGCTCCAGCCACCCCTGCCCGGTTGTCTGCTGCTCGTTGTCTACCCCCAGCCTGACCACTGCCCCTAGTCTTGGCCCCAGCTTTAACCCTGGCCGTGGCCTCAACCCCAGTCCCAGTCCCTCCGGCAACCGCTCAGGTATGGCTACCTCGGGTCCAGGGTTTGGGTTGAGGGGGTTTTATGTGAGTCCAGAGAAAGGCCCTAAAGACTCATTAGAGGGAGTGTATCCAGAGCCCAGAATGAGGCTCTGGAGAGAGATTGGTGGGTCTCCCAGAAGGGACGAAGAGACAGATGCAGGTCACCCAGAGTCTGTGAAGTCCTAGAGAAAGCTGGACCAGAGGCAGCCGGTTCCCTCTTCTCAGCCTATCCCTCATTCTGTCCATAGGCCCCAGCCAGATGGCCCTGCTGCCAGTCACAAACATCAAAGCCAAATCCTGGAGCCTATCAGCCAATGGCATTGGCCACTCCAAGCATCCAAAGAGCTCAGAGCCTCTGGCCAGCCCTGCAGTCCCCTTCTCTGGAGGGCAGGGCAAAGCCAAGAACAGCCCCAGCCTTAGTCTCCATGGTCGGACCCGCCGAGGGGCCTCCCAGCCTGGCCTGAGCCCTGCTCAGCCAACTCAGGCCCGGGGCCAGCCAGGTActtgccctccccaccctccatcttCTCAGCCCAGCCACCTGAAGGCCTGGTGCAGGACTGCCAGTCCACAGACATTTGCTGGGTGTTACCGAGTACCACCAGTCGGGCCAGGAACCTTATGTAGATCacctcattcaatcctcacacaCATCCCCGTAGTTCAGATGGGGAAGCGGAGACAGATCATGTGGCCTGTCAGCAGCAGAACCACAGACTGACCAAGTCTGCCTGATGCCAAGGCCACAGAAAAAGCCAGGGGCCTTCCAGGCTTCAGCCAGGTGGCTCTGCTCTGGGTATTGGGCCTCCTTATCAGCTTTCATTTGATGGGTTTTgtggcttaaagaaaaaaaaaaaaaaaaaaggtttagaaaCTGTGACTTGCTAAGATTGAAGTTCAGAGTGATGGCGAAACCCCACAGGTTAGCTGCTCACCAGCCAGCCTTTTCTGTTCCGTGGCTGACTCCCTACAGGGTACTGGGGTGATGAAGACAGGTATGCCCTGACCCCGGATTTCATGCTCAGAGACATGAAAACAGTCATGTAGTAGAGTGACGGGGCTCTGAGGGGACATGtagggctggggggcgggggcacttCATCCAGGCTGAGGTGGGGAGGTGATCAGGGAAGGtctccctggaggaggtgacattggaGCTGAGTCCCTGAAGGACCACAGGAGTTTGCCTGGAAGGGAAATGAGATGGGTACCTTCTGGTATCTGTTCATGAACCTGCAGGCATGCTGGGTCCTGCAGGGGTCCTTGGGTACCTGGGTTAGTCCTCATAGAGCTGAAAACATACCAGGTCTAGCAGATGTTTGGTGACCCCAGCTTCCCCTTCCTAGTGGGATGGTCAGGCAGCAGCCAGATGACCAAGAAAGCCTGTCTCCCCCACCCATCATGTCGCACTTCAGTCCTACCAGTTGGTGCGGGGGTTCATCCACATAGGCCACAGCCTTCACAAGTAGTGTGCTGGTAGGTGTTTAACAGTTGGCTCTTCGGAAAAAAAGCCCTGATTGGTGGCGAATATTCCTACTATGGCTGACTTCAAGCAACCAGCTTGATGCCACTGAACTGAATGTAGAAA
It encodes the following:
- the MYRF gene encoding myelin regulatory factor isoform X4, encoding MEVVDETEALQRFFEGHDINGALEPSNIDTSILEEYISKEDASDLCFPDISAPASAASYPHGPPAIPGSSGGHHLSPPGGGPSPGRHGSLPAPSYSTPLNCNNNAMSGAPKPFLGASGPPIKVEPKAPYAPGTLPDSPPDSGSEAYSPQQVNDPHLLRTITPETLCHVGVPSRLEHPPPPPAHLPGPPPPPPHYPVLQRDLYMKAEPPMPPYAAMGQGLVPSDLHHTQQSQMLHQLLQQHGAELPTHPSKKRKHSESPPNTLNTQMLNGMIKQEPGTTTSLPPHPARAPSPPWPPQGPLSPGPSSLPLSIARVQTPPWHPPGAPSPGLLQDNDSLSGSYLDPNYQSIKWQPHQQNKWATLYDANYKELPMLTYRVDADKGFNFSVGDDAFVCQKKNHFQVTVYIGMLGEPKYVKTPEGLKPLDCFYLKLHGVKLEALNQSINIEQSQSDRSKRPFNPVTVSLPPEQVTKVTVGRLHFSETTANNMRKKGKPNPDQRYFMLVVALQAHAQNQNYTLAAQISERIIVRASNPGQFESDSDVLWQRAQVPDTVFHHGRVGINTDRPDEALVVHGNVKVMGSLMHPSDLRAKEHVQEVDTTEQLKRISRMRLVHYRYKPEFAATAGIEATAPETGVIAQEVQEILPEAVKDTGDMVFANGQTVENFLVVNKERIFMENVGAVKELCKLTDNLETRIDELERWSHRLAKLRRLDSLKSTGSSGAFSHAGSQFSRAGSVPHKKRPPKVASKSSSVVPDQACINQRFLQGTIIALVVVMAFSVVSMSTLYVLSLRTEEDLVETDGRLSQSFGTTQLRQSPVTTGLPGTQPSLLLVTTGLTRSAPGPVVPTLDLCSSHPCPVVCCSLSTPSLTTAPSLGPSFNPGRGLNPSPSPSGNRSGPSQMALLPVTNIKAKSWSLSANGIGHSKHPKSSEPLASPAVPFSGGQGKAKNSPSLSLHGRTRRGASQPGLSPAQPTQARGQPVSLLADPVPSLTSIQVLETLMPITSQYCAPGDACRPGNFTYHIPVSSSTPLHLSLTLQMNSSFPVSVVLCSLTSKEEPCEEGGFPQSLHTYQDTQGTSHQWPITILSFREFTYHFRVALLSHLPLPSPTRIRPTAVQRPLSGQPQTTTSISTGCVTELPSPRWQHSGAWSPGRPFHTGCSGVILEPATRQLSAVHWHSLGD
- the MYRF gene encoding myelin regulatory factor isoform X26, which encodes MSGAPKPFLGASGPPIKVEPKAPYAPGTLPDSPPDSGSEAYSPQQVNDPHLLRTITPETLCHVGVPSRLEHPPPPPAHLPGPPPPPPHYPVLQRDLYMKAEPPMPPYAAMGQGLVPSDLHHTQQSQMLHQLLQQHGAELPTHPSKKRKHSESPPNTLNTQMLNGMIKQEPGTTTSLPPHPARAPSPPWPPQGPLSPGPSSLPLSIARVQTPPWHPPGAPSPGLLQDNDSLSGSYLDPNYQSIKWQPHQQNKWATLYDANYKELPMLTYRVDADKGFNFSVGDDAFVCQKKNHFQVTVYIGMLGEPKYVKTPEGLKPLDCFYLKLHGVKLEALNQSINIEQSQSDRSKRPFNPVTVSLPPEQVTKVTVGRLHFSETTANNMRKKGKPNPDQRYFMLVVALQAHAQNQNYTLAAQISERIIVRASNPGQFESDSDVLWQRAQVPDTVFHHGRVGINTDRPDEALVVHGNVKVMGSLMHPSDLRAKEHVQEVDTTEQLKRISRMRLVHYRYKPEFAATAGIEATAPETGVIAQEVQEILPEAVKDTGDMVFANGQTVENFLVVNKERIFMENVGAVKELCKLTDNLETRIDELERWSHRLAKLRRLDSLKSTGSSGAFSHAGSQFSRAGSVPHKKRPPKVASKSSSVVPDQACINQRFLQGTIIALVVVMAFSVVSMSTLYVLSLRTEEDLVETDGSFAVSTSCLLALLRPQLAGGSEALCPWLSQSFGTTQLRQSPVTTGLPGTQPSLLLVTTGLTRSAPGPVVPTLDLCSSHPCPVVCCSLSTPSLTTAPSLGPSFNPGRGLNPSPSPSGNRSGPSQMALLPVTNIKAKSWSLSANGIGHSKHPKSSEPLASPAVPFSGGQGKAKNSPSLSLHGRTRRGASQPGLSPAQPTQARGQPVSLLADPVPSLTSIQVLETLMPITSQYCAPGDACRPGNFTYHIPVSSSTPLHLSLTLQMNSSFPVSVVLCSLTSKEEPCEEGGFPQSLHTYQDTQGTSHQWPITILSFREFTYHFRVALLDQANCSAEAPIRPATDYYFHFYRLCD
- the MYRF gene encoding myelin regulatory factor isoform X30, producing MSGAPKPFLGASGPPIKVEPKAPYAPGTLPDSPPDSGSEAYSPQQVNDPHLLRTITPETLCHVGVPSRLEHPPPPPAHLPGPPPPPPHYPVLQRDLYMKAEPPMPPYAAMGQGLVPSDLHHTQQSQMLHQLLQQHGAELPTHPSKKRKHSESPPNTLNTQMLNGMIKQEPGTTTSLPPHPARAPSPPWPPQGPLSPGPSSLPLSIARVQTPPWHPPGAPSPGLLQDNDSLSGSYLDPNYQSIKWQPHQQNKWATLYDANYKELPMLTYRVDADKGFNFSVGDDAFVCQKKNHFQVTVYIGMLGEPKYVKTPEGLKPLDCFYLKLHGVKLEALNQSINIEQSQSDRSKRPFNPVTVSLPPEQVTKVTVGRLHFSETTANNMRKKGKPNPDQRYFMLVVALQAHAQNQNYTLAAQISERIIVRASNPGQFESDSDVLWQRAQVPDTVFHHGRVGINTDRPDEALVVHGNVKVMGSLMHPSDLRAKEHVQEVDTTEQLKRISRMRLVHYRYKPEFAATAGIEATAPETGVIAQEVQEILPEAVKDTGDMVFANGQTVENFLVVNKERIFMENVGAVKELCKLTDNLETRIDELERWSHRLAKLRRLDSLKSTGSSGAFSHAGSQFSRAGSVPHKKRPPKVASKSSSVVPDQACINQRFLQGTIIALVVVMAFSVVSMSTLYVLSLRTEEDLVETDGSFAVSTSCLLALLRPQLAGGSEALCPWLSQSFGTTQLRQSPVTTGLPGTQPSLLLAPGPVVPTLDLCSSHPCPVVCCSLSTPSLTTAPSLGPSFNPGRGLNPSPSPSGNRSGPSQMALLPVTNIKAKSWSLSANGIGHSKHPKSSEPLASPAVPFSGGQGKAKNSPSLSLHGRTRRGASQPGLSPAQPTQARGQPVSLLADPVPSLTSIQVLETLMPITSQYCAPGDACRPGNFTYHIPVSSSTPLHLSLTLQMNSSFPVSVVLCSLTSKEEPCEEGGFPQSLHTYQDTQGTSHQWPITILSFREFTYHFRVALLDQANCSAEAPIRPATDYYFHFYRLCD